gctgcacctgatttcggcgctgtgcatcgttCATATGCTCGCCTTTGCTGTCCAACACCGATTGGACCTCGGACTTGGCGCTCTGCCGAAGCGACTGTACTAATTTGACACTCACATCActcgcgagcagcgcattgcacacACTCTTCAACAAAAGGTCAATTGTACCTTCATCAACCACAggctgccgctgcagaTCACTGAATGCTTGATtcaagcgccgcccaagaTCCGCAAGCACCATGACACGAGGAGAAAGGGAAGTgacgagcgccgcgccgaatTGCGTCACACACCTCCATTTCTCCACACCATGCGGCCCTGGGCCTGGATTCTGGGCGTCTCCGCAGCGTGGCGCGTGGTGTGTGTCctgctgcttgtgctggcCGCACAGGTGCAGCAAGCGTTTGACACATCCGGGTCATTGGTGCTATATTCTCTTGGTGCTGATGCGGAGCATGCGGTATGGGAGGCATTTGCAGTGCCGTTTGTGCGCTGGGACACCGTCTATTTTCTAGCCGCTAGTCATCCGCAAGTGGGCTATGCGTACGAGCAGATGCTTGCGTTTCAGCCAGGACTTGTTGCATTGCTGCGTACTTTAGGGTTTGTACCGCGCATGCTTTATGCCTCAACAGCATGGAGTCCAACGGCAGCGGTGATACTTGGCGCACTGCTGTCGAATCTGCTTTCGTGGCTTGCACCGCTGTTATTGTACACTGTGACGATGCAACAGACGCATTCTCAGCAGTTTGCACTTGTGAGTGCGTTGCTTTCGATttttgcgcctgcaagTAGTGCCGCACTGTCCGCACCGACGCCCGAGTCGTTCTACTCCTTTTTTGCGTTGCTcggctttgcgctgctgggcactcgctcgtgcgcatccCTCATTTTGGCATCCTTCGCTTTTATGGTGGCAACATGCTTCCGCGCAAATGGGGTGATGCTTGCCGGGTTCATTTTGTGGTACTGTGCTTGGGCCCACCCAGGCAGTGCT
This is a stretch of genomic DNA from Malassezia vespertilionis chromosome 1, complete sequence. It encodes these proteins:
- the GPI18 gene encoding ER membrane glycoprotein subunit of the GPI transamidase complex-like protein (EggNog:ENOG503NYKS; COG:G; BUSCO:EOG09262GLP; CAZy:GT76; SECRETED:SignalP(1-31); TransMembrane:8 (n16-26c31/32o108-134i146-166o172-190i197-219o231-250i302-320o353-374i404-423o)), producing the protein MRPWAWILGVSAAWRVVCVLLLVLAAQVQQAFDTSGSLVLYSLGADAEHAVWEAFAVPFVRWDTVYFLAASHPQVGYAYEQMLAFQPGLVALLRTLGFVPRMLYASTAWSPTAAVILGALLSNLLSWLAPLLLYTVTMQQTHSQQFALVSALLSIFAPASSAALSAPTPESFYSFFALLGFALLGTRSCASLILASFAFMVATCFRANGVMLAGFILWYCAWAHPGSARRFFVRLVTALPLMLVVMGPFITGQAWAYARLCTLSEAPPWCAARIPIPYSWIQSHYWNVGFLRYWTLQQLPNFLLAVPMLVLGAAGCMLYVRTVKLRPLLRSTFTPWNPRAFSADPFGRIAPAFVYHTAILLAVLLFASHVQIILRLATPGGMPILWWTGAALWTAPRASWHTWLVRYLLIYNLLAGILYAGFYPPA